A single region of the Agromyces sp. Leaf222 genome encodes:
- a CDS encoding YafY family protein, giving the protein MTGAERRDVKIPVEDRLFSLVLALLATETGLLKAEILSTVRGYAERYDPHGGNANLERQFERDKDEVRELGIPLETVESPDRPGDNQALRYRIPKGQYDLPDEVRFTPDELALLALAGEVWRGASLSEDSRRALTKIRGLGIEPREPVIGYAPRLRVRDAAFEPLRAALDRRQRVRFAYLKPGETAPRVRRVDPYAVVLHEGRWHLHGRDADADGLRTFLLSRIVGKVEVVAGASFDPPAEGVQDRILAELDELRLSNVADLAVTAGSDAEVRLGKRAMLGDEDAGVIRLHFTDVAVFADELAAYGPEVRVLGPADLRDAVRDRLRLVAEAHAQTTEGTR; this is encoded by the coding sequence GTGACCGGCGCCGAGCGAAGAGACGTGAAGATCCCGGTCGAAGACCGACTGTTCAGCCTCGTCCTCGCGCTGCTCGCCACCGAGACCGGGCTGCTGAAGGCCGAGATCCTCTCGACCGTGCGAGGGTACGCCGAGCGGTACGACCCGCACGGCGGCAACGCGAACCTCGAGCGCCAGTTCGAGCGCGACAAAGACGAGGTGCGCGAGCTCGGCATCCCGCTCGAGACCGTCGAGTCGCCCGATCGCCCCGGCGACAACCAGGCGCTGCGGTACCGCATCCCGAAGGGCCAGTACGACCTGCCCGACGAGGTGCGGTTCACGCCCGACGAACTCGCGCTGCTCGCCCTCGCCGGCGAGGTCTGGCGTGGAGCCTCGCTCTCCGAGGACTCACGGCGCGCGCTCACGAAGATCCGCGGGCTCGGCATCGAGCCGCGCGAACCGGTCATCGGCTACGCGCCGCGGCTCCGCGTGCGCGATGCCGCATTCGAGCCGCTGCGCGCAGCCCTCGATCGCCGCCAGCGCGTGCGGTTCGCGTACCTGAAGCCCGGCGAGACCGCTCCGCGCGTGCGACGGGTCGATCCGTACGCCGTCGTGCTGCACGAGGGCCGCTGGCACCTGCACGGCCGCGATGCCGATGCCGATGGCCTGCGCACCTTCCTGCTGTCGCGCATCGTCGGCAAGGTCGAGGTCGTCGCCGGCGCCTCGTTCGACCCGCCCGCCGAGGGCGTGCAGGATCGCATCCTCGCCGAGCTCGACGAACTCCGCCTGAGCAACGTCGCCGACCTCGCGGTCACCGCGGGCAGCGACGCAGAGGTTCGCCTCGGCAAGCGCGCGATGCTCGGCGATGAGGATGCCGGCGTGATCCGGCTGCACTTCACCGATGTCGCCGTCTTCGCCGACGAGCTCGCGGCGTACGGCCCCGAGGTCCGCGTGCTCGGCCCCGCCGACCTCCGCGACGCGGTGCGCGACCGGCTGCGGCTCGTGGCCGAGGCGCACGCCCAGACGACCGAAGGAACGCGATGA
- a CDS encoding undecaprenyl-diphosphate phosphatase: protein MIEALILGFVQGLTEFLPISSSAHLRILGEFLPGAQDPGAAFTAITQLGTETAVVVFFWRDIVRIISHWFGSFTGRVPRNDPDARMGWLIIIGSLPIVVLGLLFQDQIETTFRSLWIVATMLVVFGLILGLADWAGAKRRKLDDLTVGHGVIFGFAQALALIPGVSRSGGTITAGLFLGYERAAAARYAFLLAIPAVFGSGLYQLAKSWGEPSVYNLVETGAATVVAFGVGLAVIAFFMSYISKRSFLPFVIYRVLLGGTLFVLLGMGVIQP, encoded by the coding sequence GTGATCGAAGCGCTCATCCTCGGATTCGTCCAAGGGCTCACCGAGTTCCTGCCCATCTCCTCGAGCGCACACCTGCGCATCCTCGGCGAGTTCCTGCCCGGAGCCCAAGACCCCGGGGCCGCGTTCACCGCGATCACCCAGCTCGGCACCGAGACCGCCGTCGTCGTCTTCTTCTGGCGCGACATCGTGCGCATCATCTCGCACTGGTTCGGCTCGTTCACGGGCCGCGTGCCCCGCAACGACCCCGACGCCCGCATGGGCTGGCTCATCATCATCGGCTCGCTCCCGATCGTCGTGCTCGGCCTGCTCTTCCAGGACCAGATCGAGACGACGTTCCGCTCGCTCTGGATCGTCGCGACCATGCTCGTGGTGTTCGGCCTGATCCTCGGGCTCGCCGACTGGGCGGGCGCCAAGCGCCGAAAGCTCGACGACCTCACGGTCGGGCACGGCGTCATCTTCGGCTTCGCCCAGGCGCTCGCGCTGATCCCCGGCGTCTCCCGCTCTGGCGGCACCATCACGGCCGGGCTGTTCCTGGGCTACGAGCGTGCCGCCGCGGCGCGCTACGCGTTCCTCCTCGCGATCCCGGCGGTCTTCGGCAGCGGGCTCTACCAGCTCGCGAAGAGCTGGGGCGAGCCGTCGGTCTACAACCTCGTCGAGACGGGTGCGGCCACCGTGGTGGCGTTCGGCGTCGGCCTCGCCGTCATCGCGTTCTTCATGAGCTACATCTCCAAGCGCAGCTTCCTGCCGTTCGTGATCTACCGGGTGCTGCTCGGCGGCACCCTGTTCGTGCTGCTCGGCATGGGCGTCATCCAGCCCTGA
- a CDS encoding M20/M25/M40 family metallo-hydrolase has protein sequence MAETSAPSPEPDRPTELEETARIARDLIRFDTSNYGEGKAKGEREAAEYVEAHLRSLGLEPQMFEPEPRRTSVVARVPGRNPDKPALVLHGHLDVVPADARNWSVDPFAGEIRDGMLWGRGAVDMKDMDAMMLTALGDILRSGRLPEREIVVAYFADEEAGGGVGASRLVDDHPELFAGATEAISEVGGYSITVGGTRAYLLQTGEKSLLWVRLVAHGRAAHGSRLIRDNAITKLAGAIARIGSTEWPVRLTDTTRELLGEVANVLGVDPEQVSPDELALATGSASGFITATLRTTSNPTGLEAGYKHNVIPDRAEALVDIRTLPGEEDAVLAEIARIAGDDIEIQIVHRDVGLESPTSGALVEAVHRAIHAHDPGAPVFPYLLSGGTDNKSLSRLGITGYGFAPLRLPEGLDFPAMFHGVDERVPLDALVFGRQVLRDLLLDY, from the coding sequence ATGGCCGAGACATCCGCACCATCGCCCGAGCCCGACCGCCCGACCGAACTCGAGGAGACTGCGCGCATCGCGCGCGACCTGATCCGGTTCGACACGTCGAACTACGGCGAGGGCAAGGCCAAGGGCGAGCGCGAGGCCGCCGAGTACGTCGAGGCGCACCTCAGGTCGCTCGGCCTCGAACCGCAGATGTTCGAGCCGGAGCCCCGGCGCACGAGCGTCGTGGCCCGCGTGCCCGGCCGCAATCCCGACAAGCCCGCCCTCGTGCTGCACGGCCACCTCGACGTCGTGCCGGCCGACGCGCGCAACTGGAGCGTCGACCCGTTCGCGGGCGAGATCCGCGACGGCATGCTGTGGGGCCGCGGCGCGGTGGACATGAAGGACATGGACGCCATGATGCTCACGGCGCTGGGCGACATCCTGCGGTCGGGCAGGCTGCCGGAGCGCGAGATCGTCGTCGCGTACTTCGCCGACGAGGAGGCGGGCGGCGGCGTGGGGGCGAGCCGCCTGGTCGACGACCACCCCGAGCTCTTCGCGGGCGCGACCGAGGCGATCAGCGAGGTCGGCGGGTATTCGATCACGGTCGGCGGCACGCGCGCGTACCTGCTGCAGACGGGCGAGAAGTCGCTGCTCTGGGTGCGCCTCGTCGCGCACGGCCGGGCCGCCCACGGATCTCGCCTGATCCGCGACAACGCGATCACGAAGCTCGCGGGCGCGATCGCCCGCATCGGCTCGACCGAGTGGCCGGTGCGGCTCACCGACACGACCCGTGAACTCCTGGGCGAGGTCGCGAACGTGCTCGGCGTCGACCCCGAGCAGGTCTCGCCCGACGAGCTCGCCCTCGCCACCGGCTCCGCGTCGGGATTCATCACGGCGACCCTGCGCACGACCTCGAACCCGACGGGCCTCGAGGCCGGCTACAAGCACAACGTGATCCCCGACCGGGCGGAGGCGCTCGTCGACATCCGCACGCTCCCCGGCGAAGAGGACGCCGTGCTCGCCGAGATCGCGCGCATCGCGGGCGACGACATCGAGATCCAGATCGTGCACCGCGACGTCGGGCTCGAGTCGCCGACCTCGGGTGCGCTCGTCGAGGCGGTGCACCGGGCGATCCACGCCCACGACCCCGGGGCCCCGGTGTTCCCGTACCTGCTCTCGGGCGGCACCGACAACAAGTCGCTCAGCCGCCTCGGCATCACCGGCTACGGCTTCGCCCCGCTGCGCCTGCCCGAGGGGCTCGACTTCCCGGCGATGTTCCACGGCGTCGACGAGCGGGTGCCGCTGGACGCGCTAGTCTTCGGGAGGCAGGTCCTGCGCGACCTCCTCCTCGACTACTGA
- the tatC gene encoding twin-arginine translocase subunit TatC: MSLGAHLIELRKRLFIAAIAIVVGGIAGWILTELFIWDAIQEPVVSVAKAQAEAYAAAHPGEEVPKVATIVFPTISSAFDLRLQLAFTIGLVISSPVWLYQIFAFLVPGLNTRERKFTLGFFLSAIPLFLAGCAAGWFVLPNIVKLMTSFVPEGGESLLTAKEYLDFVQKLVIAIGVAFVLPVFIVLLNFAGVISAASIIKSWRVAILVIVLFTAIATPSADIVSMFMLAIPMIGLYFLAWFIAHLHDRRVERRNGEEFASAV; the protein is encoded by the coding sequence ATGTCGCTCGGGGCGCACCTGATCGAGCTGCGCAAGCGTCTGTTCATCGCCGCGATCGCGATCGTGGTCGGCGGCATCGCCGGGTGGATCCTCACCGAACTCTTCATCTGGGATGCGATCCAGGAGCCCGTGGTCAGCGTCGCGAAGGCGCAGGCGGAGGCCTATGCCGCCGCCCACCCGGGCGAAGAGGTTCCGAAGGTCGCGACCATCGTCTTCCCGACGATCTCGAGCGCGTTCGACCTCCGCCTGCAGCTGGCGTTCACGATCGGACTCGTGATCTCCAGCCCGGTCTGGCTGTACCAGATCTTCGCCTTCCTCGTGCCCGGTCTGAACACGCGCGAGCGAAAGTTCACGCTCGGGTTCTTCCTCTCGGCGATCCCGCTGTTCCTCGCCGGCTGCGCCGCCGGGTGGTTCGTGCTGCCGAACATCGTGAAGCTCATGACGAGCTTCGTGCCAGAGGGCGGCGAGAGCCTGCTCACGGCCAAGGAGTACCTCGACTTCGTGCAGAAACTCGTCATCGCGATCGGCGTCGCCTTCGTGCTGCCCGTGTTCATCGTGCTGTTGAACTTCGCCGGCGTCATCAGCGCCGCGTCGATCATCAAGTCGTGGCGCGTCGCGATCCTCGTCATCGTGCTCTTCACCGCCATCGCCACGCCGTCCGCCGACATCGTCTCGATGTTCATGCTCGCGATCCCCATGATCGGGCTGTACTTCCTGGCGTGGTTCATCGCGCACCTGCATGATCGCCGTGTCGAGCGCCGCAACGGCGAGGAGTTCGCCTCGGCTGTCTAG
- a CDS encoding DNA polymerase Y family protein, whose protein sequence is MNAEPGRTIVLWCPDWPIRAVCTDLGIDEGEPIALIDHGLVFACSAAARGYGVMRGLKLREAQLRCPHLVVHDYDVELDVRIFEPVVRQVEQAVPGVQVVRPGTLAMRARGPARYYGSEAAAASALLSTLVGLGVQGARVGIADGPFAAEQAARAARAPGAAHAAGDAEATVAAGGVAAGGVGGDGVEIIEPAASAAFIAPLPVGLVTDQRTTTLLNRLGVRTLGEFAALPEADVRRRFGAAGAFAHDRASGREQARVLARTPPPEFEAEQHFEPPLDRIDQLAFAFRVGAEAFIQRMRDVRLVCTGLRIEIDDERGGRSSRSWLHPRWFTPADVIDRVRWQLQGAGMADAGLASPIVRLRVIPERIDSTGNHEEGLWGGGPDERVHHGLTRVQSMLGHDAVVTASVGGGRMLADRQVLVPWGDRPPERTTDAPWPGSLPMLAPASVFRERRPVALLDAKGAEVAIDARGVISAAPERFAVGDIGRVGRVGATGGDIATGGAAGAVGAPRTDGFGARPVRAWAGPWPVVERWWDPAAAKRVHRFQIVDDDGCAWLLVRDGDGWWAEARYD, encoded by the coding sequence ATGAACGCCGAACCCGGTCGCACGATCGTGCTCTGGTGCCCCGACTGGCCGATCCGCGCCGTCTGCACGGACCTCGGGATCGACGAGGGCGAGCCCATCGCGCTCATCGATCACGGGCTCGTGTTCGCCTGCTCGGCCGCCGCGCGCGGCTACGGGGTCATGCGCGGGCTGAAGCTCCGGGAGGCGCAACTGCGCTGTCCGCATCTCGTGGTGCACGACTACGACGTCGAGCTCGACGTGCGCATCTTCGAGCCCGTCGTTCGCCAGGTCGAGCAGGCCGTGCCCGGAGTGCAGGTCGTGCGACCCGGCACGCTCGCGATGCGGGCGCGCGGCCCGGCCCGGTATTACGGCAGTGAGGCGGCCGCGGCATCCGCGCTGCTCTCGACCCTCGTCGGGCTCGGCGTCCAGGGCGCGAGGGTCGGCATCGCCGACGGGCCGTTCGCGGCCGAGCAGGCGGCACGGGCGGCACGGGCGCCGGGAGCGGCGCATGCCGCGGGCGACGCGGAGGCGACGGTCGCCGCGGGCGGGGTCGCCGCAGGCGGGGTCGGCGGCGATGGGGTCGAGATCATCGAGCCCGCGGCATCCGCGGCCTTCATCGCGCCGCTGCCCGTCGGGCTCGTGACCGACCAGCGCACGACGACCCTGCTGAACCGACTCGGCGTGCGCACGCTCGGCGAGTTCGCCGCGCTGCCGGAGGCCGACGTGCGCCGCAGGTTCGGCGCGGCCGGCGCCTTCGCGCACGATCGGGCGTCGGGCCGCGAACAGGCGCGGGTGCTCGCGCGCACTCCCCCGCCCGAGTTCGAGGCCGAGCAGCACTTCGAACCGCCGCTCGACCGCATCGACCAGCTCGCGTTCGCGTTCCGCGTGGGTGCGGAGGCCTTCATCCAGCGCATGCGCGACGTGCGGCTCGTGTGCACCGGGCTGCGCATCGAGATCGACGACGAGCGCGGTGGGCGCTCGAGTCGCAGCTGGCTGCATCCGCGCTGGTTCACCCCTGCCGACGTCATCGACCGGGTGCGCTGGCAGTTGCAGGGGGCGGGCATGGCCGATGCAGGCCTCGCGTCGCCGATCGTGCGGCTGCGCGTGATCCCCGAGCGCATCGACTCCACCGGCAACCACGAGGAGGGGCTCTGGGGCGGCGGACCCGACGAGCGCGTGCACCACGGCCTCACGCGCGTGCAGAGCATGCTCGGCCACGACGCCGTCGTCACCGCATCGGTGGGCGGCGGCCGCATGCTCGCCGACCGGCAGGTGCTCGTGCCGTGGGGCGACCGTCCGCCCGAGCGCACGACCGATGCGCCGTGGCCCGGCAGCCTGCCGATGCTCGCGCCGGCGAGCGTGTTCCGCGAACGCCGACCCGTCGCACTGCTCGACGCGAAGGGCGCGGAGGTCGCGATCGACGCGAGGGGGGTGATCTCCGCGGCGCCCGAGCGGTTCGCCGTCGGCGACATCGGCCGGGTCGGCAGGGTCGGAGCGACCGGTGGAGACATCGCGACCGGAGGGGCCGCGGGAGCCGTGGGAGCTCCACGAACCGACGGGTTCGGGGCCAGACCGGTGCGCGCCTGGGCCGGCCCATGGCCCGTCGTCGAGCGCTGGTGGGACCCTGCGGCCGCCAAGCGGGTGCACCGCTTCCAGATCGTCGACGACGACGGCTGCGCCTGGCTGCTCGTGCGCGACGGCGACGGCTGGTGGGCCGAGGCGAGGTACGACTGA
- a CDS encoding proteasome assembly chaperone family protein, with amino-acid sequence MNQAAGFEGGRLLVVAFEGWNDAGEAATGAAKLLSERLGLVEIAAVDPELYFDYQFTRPSIVQGDDGSRRIEWPGAALRGPAVPTETDAAASDDPISVDDDEQVTGPGAETLHVLLGAEPARSWKSFAAELVDQALAADIEGVILLGAMLADAPHTRPLSVFASSENRELRDRLGLERSNYEGPVGILSVLADQAERAGIPTISLWASVPHYVHNAPSPKAVLALLGKLEELTGLSIPRGTLEDEAKTWESGVDALAADDEDMAGYIAQLEQARDAVDAPEASGEAIAQEFERYLRRRGDGPDGRGEPPRDDPWRPRDA; translated from the coding sequence GTGAATCAGGCGGCCGGATTCGAGGGCGGCAGACTTCTGGTCGTCGCCTTCGAGGGGTGGAACGACGCGGGCGAGGCGGCGACGGGTGCGGCGAAGCTGCTCTCCGAGCGGCTCGGGCTCGTCGAGATCGCCGCCGTCGATCCCGAGCTGTACTTCGACTACCAGTTCACCCGCCCGAGCATCGTGCAGGGTGACGACGGGTCGCGCCGCATCGAATGGCCCGGCGCCGCGCTGCGCGGGCCGGCGGTCCCGACCGAGACGGATGCCGCGGCATCCGACGACCCGATCTCCGTCGACGACGACGAGCAGGTGACCGGGCCCGGTGCCGAGACGCTGCACGTGCTGCTCGGCGCCGAACCCGCCCGCAGCTGGAAGAGCTTCGCCGCCGAACTCGTCGACCAGGCGCTCGCCGCCGACATCGAGGGCGTGATCCTGCTCGGCGCGATGCTGGCGGATGCCCCGCACACGCGCCCGCTGTCGGTGTTCGCGTCGAGTGAGAACCGCGAACTGCGCGACCGCCTCGGCCTCGAGCGCTCGAACTACGAGGGCCCGGTCGGCATCCTGAGCGTGCTCGCCGATCAGGCGGAGCGCGCCGGCATCCCCACGATCTCGCTCTGGGCGTCGGTGCCGCACTACGTGCACAACGCGCCCTCCCCCAAGGCCGTGCTCGCTCTGCTCGGCAAGCTCGAGGAGCTCACCGGCCTCAGCATTCCCCGAGGCACCCTCGAAGACGAGGCGAAGACCTGGGAGTCCGGCGTCGATGCGCTCGCCGCCGATGACGAGGACATGGCCGGCTACATCGCCCAGCTCGAACAGGCGCGCGACGCCGTCGACGCCCCCGAGGCGAGCGGCGAGGCCATCGCGCAGGAGTTCGAGCGCTACCTCCGGCGTCGTGGAGACGGACCCGACGGCCGCGGCGAGCCGCCTCGCGACGACCCCTGGCGCCCCCGCGACGCCTGA
- a CDS encoding HAD family phosphatase, with translation MTTRLPAAVLWDMDGTIVDTEPYWMAAEEELVGSFGGTWTHDDALQLVGSGLWESARIFQERGVDLPADEIVAWLTRRVREQLNEFGLPWRPGARELLEALREASVPSALVTMSVRSMADDVIRQIPFHAFDAIVTGDSVSNAKPHPEPYLVAAAELGVDIADCVAFEDSPPGVASAAASGAITVGVPNILSLDDAPATVLWSSLEGRTVADVAALVNSRKASA, from the coding sequence GTGACCACTCGCCTTCCCGCCGCAGTCCTCTGGGACATGGACGGCACGATCGTCGACACCGAGCCCTACTGGATGGCGGCCGAAGAGGAGCTGGTCGGCTCGTTCGGCGGCACCTGGACCCACGACGACGCGCTGCAGCTGGTCGGCAGCGGCCTCTGGGAGTCCGCCCGCATCTTCCAGGAGCGCGGCGTCGACCTCCCTGCCGACGAGATCGTCGCATGGCTGACCCGCCGTGTCCGCGAGCAGTTGAACGAGTTCGGCCTGCCATGGCGGCCGGGCGCGCGCGAACTGCTCGAGGCGTTGCGCGAGGCATCCGTCCCCAGCGCGCTCGTGACCATGTCGGTGCGTTCGATGGCCGACGACGTCATCCGCCAGATCCCGTTCCACGCGTTCGATGCGATCGTCACGGGCGACTCGGTGTCGAACGCCAAGCCGCACCCCGAGCCCTACCTCGTCGCGGCAGCCGAGCTCGGCGTCGACATCGCCGACTGCGTGGCCTTCGAGGACTCGCCGCCCGGCGTCGCCTCGGCCGCCGCATCCGGCGCCATCACCGTCGGCGTTCCCAACATCCTCTCGCTCGACGACGCACCCGCGACGGTGCTCTGGTCGAGCCTCGAAGGGCGAACGGTGGCCGACGTCGCCGCCCTCGTCAACTCACGAAAGGCGAGCGCATGA
- a CDS encoding tRNA (adenine-N1)-methyltransferase produces MSESRGERSGPFQVGDRVQLTGPKGRMHTITLEPGKMFHSHKGLIAHDEIIGLPDGSVVANQVGIEYLALRPLLSDFVMSMPRGAAIVYPKDAAQILAQADIFPGATVVEAGVGSGALSLWLLRAIGPEGRLHSFERRDDFAGVARGNVATFHGADPENWTITLGDLAEALPEVAPEASVDRVVLDMLAPWECLGAVSTALKPGGVLLCYIATVTQLSRVAEAIRATGEYTEPQSSETMVRGWHVQGLAVRPDHRMIAHTGFLLTARRLAPDTILPELKRRPSKTDFSDEDVELWTPGALGERTVSDKALRKRVRAADAAAARSREGAGTDDDAPEPSGEAE; encoded by the coding sequence ATGAGCGAGTCCCGCGGCGAACGCAGCGGCCCCTTCCAGGTCGGCGACCGTGTGCAGCTGACCGGCCCGAAGGGCCGCATGCACACGATCACCCTCGAACCGGGCAAGATGTTCCACTCCCACAAGGGCCTCATCGCCCACGACGAGATCATCGGCCTTCCCGACGGCTCGGTCGTCGCCAACCAGGTGGGCATCGAGTACCTCGCGCTGCGGCCGTTGCTCAGCGACTTCGTCATGTCGATGCCGCGCGGTGCCGCGATCGTCTACCCCAAGGACGCCGCGCAGATCCTCGCACAGGCCGACATCTTCCCCGGCGCGACCGTCGTCGAGGCCGGCGTCGGCTCCGGCGCGCTGTCGCTCTGGCTGCTCCGCGCGATCGGACCAGAGGGGCGTCTGCACTCGTTCGAGCGTCGCGACGACTTCGCTGGCGTCGCGCGCGGCAACGTGGCGACGTTCCACGGCGCCGACCCCGAGAACTGGACCATCACGCTCGGCGACCTCGCCGAGGCGCTGCCGGAGGTCGCGCCCGAGGCATCCGTCGACCGCGTGGTGCTCGACATGCTCGCACCCTGGGAGTGCCTCGGCGCCGTGTCGACCGCGCTGAAGCCCGGCGGCGTCCTGCTCTGCTACATCGCCACGGTCACCCAGCTCTCGCGCGTCGCCGAGGCGATCCGCGCGACGGGGGAGTACACCGAGCCGCAGTCCTCCGAGACGATGGTGCGCGGCTGGCACGTGCAGGGCCTCGCCGTGCGCCCCGACCACCGCATGATCGCCCACACGGGCTTCCTGCTCACCGCGCGCAGGCTGGCGCCCGACACGATCCTGCCCGAGCTCAAGCGCCGCCCGTCGAAGACCGACTTCAGCGACGAGGACGTCGAGCTCTGGACTCCCGGCGCCCTGGGCGAGCGCACCGTCAGCGACAAGGCCCTGCGCAAGCGCGTCAGGGCTGCGGATGCCGCGGCCGCGCGTTCGCGCGAGGGCGCGGGCACCGACGACGACGCGCCCGAACCATCAGGCGAAGCCGAGTAG
- a CDS encoding FKBP-type peptidyl-prolyl cis-trans isomerase — translation MRSSLALIATAGLVAVALSGCATAAPAPEASPGDSSTTVEVSGKFGDEPKVSFPTPLMPDETQCTEIIEGTGPLLTEGQLAYVGLGVYNGATGDEIQVSGFGDEDAVPLNVNASATMPGIAKGLTCAREGSRVVVVVPEKDGFGPNGNPSVGVEPGDSIVFVVDVQRAFPSRADGTPRLTRDGFPAVVLAPDGRPGITVPNADPPKSLQQETLLEGSGEVVEDGDTVVVNYTGVLWDEGTVFDSSWENGAPATFTVGEGGQVIPGFSDAIVGQKVGSQIGVIIPPSEGYGEQGSSGGVPADATLFFVIDILGVV, via the coding sequence GTGCGCTCGTCACTCGCGCTCATCGCCACCGCCGGCCTCGTCGCCGTCGCCCTCTCGGGATGCGCCACCGCGGCGCCCGCCCCCGAGGCGAGCCCCGGAGACTCGTCCACGACGGTCGAGGTGTCCGGCAAGTTCGGCGACGAGCCGAAGGTGTCCTTCCCGACGCCGCTCATGCCCGATGAGACACAGTGCACCGAGATCATCGAGGGCACGGGGCCGCTGCTGACCGAGGGGCAGCTGGCATACGTGGGGCTCGGCGTCTACAACGGCGCCACCGGTGACGAGATCCAGGTGTCGGGCTTCGGCGACGAAGACGCCGTGCCGCTGAACGTGAACGCCTCGGCGACCATGCCCGGCATCGCCAAGGGCCTGACCTGCGCCCGAGAGGGCTCGCGCGTCGTCGTGGTCGTGCCCGAGAAGGACGGCTTCGGCCCGAACGGCAACCCCTCGGTCGGCGTCGAGCCGGGCGACAGCATCGTGTTCGTGGTCGACGTGCAGCGGGCGTTCCCCTCGCGGGCCGACGGCACGCCCCGCCTGACCCGCGACGGATTCCCCGCCGTGGTGCTCGCGCCGGACGGACGCCCCGGCATCACCGTCCCCAACGCCGACCCGCCGAAGTCGCTCCAGCAGGAGACCCTCCTCGAGGGCTCCGGCGAGGTCGTCGAAGACGGCGACACCGTGGTCGTCAACTACACGGGCGTGCTGTGGGACGAGGGCACCGTGTTCGACTCCAGCTGGGAGAACGGCGCCCCGGCGACCTTCACGGTCGGCGAGGGCGGTCAGGTGATCCCCGGCTTCTCCGACGCGATCGTCGGCCAGAAGGTCGGCTCGCAGATCGGCGTCATCATCCCTCCGTCCGAGGGCTACGGCGAGCAGGGCAGCAGCGGCGGCGTGCCGGCCGACGCGACCCTCTTCTTCGTCATCGACATCCTGGGCGTGGTCTGA
- a CDS encoding YafY family protein, producing the protein MTQRRAPLRAPDKLVFLLSLVPYLIEQQVVTVAEAAAHFGSTDDQIRDAVRLIAMSGLPGDTGTYQSNDLFDIDWDAFEEHDEIVIVHHVAIDEAPRLAAREAAALIAGLQYLAALPENADSSALASLMAKLRAGASATPSGLAIAEPAADASLALIRQAITGGRQLEFDYLNARGEAGRRRSDPLRIVSQDADWYLQAYCHTREDVRNFRVDRMSELAVLDLPVGDHGDLDVPETLFQGSSSDLDVVVDVAVEALPLLADYLADSSTQEVDGRLRVTLRLAHVHGLKRLVAGLPGLVTVVAPADARQVVAEWAASGLQGYDDVSVP; encoded by the coding sequence ATGACCCAGCGACGCGCCCCGCTGCGCGCACCCGACAAGCTCGTGTTCCTCCTCTCGCTGGTGCCGTACCTCATCGAGCAGCAGGTGGTCACCGTCGCCGAGGCGGCCGCGCATTTCGGGTCGACCGACGACCAGATCCGCGACGCGGTGCGCCTGATCGCAATGTCGGGCCTGCCCGGCGACACGGGCACGTACCAGTCGAACGACCTCTTCGACATCGACTGGGACGCCTTCGAGGAGCACGACGAGATCGTGATCGTGCATCACGTGGCGATCGACGAGGCACCCCGTCTCGCCGCACGCGAGGCGGCGGCGCTCATCGCCGGCCTGCAGTACCTCGCGGCGCTGCCCGAGAACGCCGACAGCAGCGCACTCGCCTCGCTCATGGCCAAGCTGCGCGCCGGCGCCTCGGCGACGCCCTCCGGTCTCGCGATCGCCGAGCCGGCGGCGGATGCCTCGCTCGCGCTCATCCGCCAGGCGATCACCGGCGGTCGCCAGCTCGAGTTCGACTACCTGAACGCCCGCGGCGAGGCCGGCCGGCGCCGCAGCGACCCGCTGCGCATCGTCTCGCAGGACGCCGACTGGTACCTGCAGGCCTACTGCCACACCCGCGAAGACGTGCGCAACTTCCGCGTCGACCGCATGAGCGAGCTCGCGGTGCTCGACCTGCCGGTGGGCGATCACGGCGACCTCGACGTGCCAGAGACCCTCTTCCAGGGCTCGTCGTCCGACCTCGACGTGGTCGTCGACGTCGCCGTCGAGGCGCTCCCGCTGCTCGCCGACTACCTCGCCGACTCGTCGACGCAGGAGGTCGACGGGCGCCTCAGGGTCACGCTCAGGCTCGCGCACGTGCACGGGCTGAAGCGGCTCGTCGCGGGGCTGCCCGGCCTCGTCACGGTCGTGGCTCCGGCCGACGCACGGCAGGTCGTGGCAGAGTGGGCCGCGTCGGGACTTCAGGGATACGACGACGTATCCGTCCCGTGA
- the tatA gene encoding twin-arginine translocase TatA/TatE family subunit yields the protein MFANLTGWHFLIILVIILLLFGAPKLPALARSLGQSMKILKSEVRDPDADVKADSTDGTSAGGNAAGTGTNAADGTAKKPDSSSGA from the coding sequence ATGTTCGCAAACCTCACCGGATGGCACTTCCTGATCATCCTGGTCATCATCCTGCTGCTCTTCGGCGCGCCCAAGCTTCCGGCGCTCGCGCGGAGCCTCGGGCAGTCGATGAAGATCCTCAAGTCCGAGGTGCGCGACCCTGACGCCGATGTCAAGGCCGACTCCACCGACGGCACGTCCGCGGGCGGCAACGCCGCAGGCACCGGCACGAACGCTGCCGACGGCACCGCGAAGAAGCCCGATTCCTCTTCGGGCGCCTGA